One Skermanella pratensis genomic window, CTGGCGCACCTTCTCGCCGTCGCGCTCGGCCATGTCGAGACGCTCCAGCGCCTCGTCGATGCGGTTGGCGGCATCGCGCCGACCGATGCCGTGCAGGGCCGCGAAGTAATGAAGGTTCTGGCGGACGGTCAGGTCGAGGTCCAGCGTGGGCTGCTGGAACACCACGCCCATCCGGGCCAGCGCGCGGGTCGGCTGGTCGCGCAGCGCGATGCCGCAGACGCGGATGGACCCGCGCGGCGCCTCGAACAGGCGGGTGATCAGCGAGAACAGCGTCGTCTTGCCCGCGCCGTTCGGCCCCAGCAGGGCGGTGAACTCGCCCTCGTTCACACGGAAGGACACGTCGTCCAGGGCGAAGCCTCGGCCATAACCGTAGCTGAGCCCTTCGATCTCCAATGCGGGTGCGGTCATCTATCCCTTGCGTTTCCTCCGGGCCCTATTCCGGACCCGCCACGTTCTTGCATACATCTATCCCTTGATCGCCAATCCCCAAGGATAGCGGCCGACCGGGATCGACTTTAACACGCTCATGGTGCCCACATCGATCACCGACACGTCGTTGCTGACTCCGTTCGACGTGAAAAGCCGCTTCTGGTCCGGGGTGAACTCCAGGTGCCAGACGCGGCGGCCGACCAGCAGGTACTTCTCCACCTCGAAGGTCGTGGCGTTGACCACGGCCACGTGGTTGGCCGGGCCGAGCGCCACGAAGGCGTAGCGCCCGTCGTCGGTCAGCTTGACGCCGACCGGCTGGATATTGTCCTTGGCGACGCCCTTGATCGCGAACTGGACGGTGTGCTCCACCTTCCTGGTCGCCGTGTCGATCACCGACACCGTGCCGCCGATCTCCGCCGACACCCACAGCTTCGACCCGTCCCTGGAGAATTCGGCGTGGCGCGGCCGCGCGTCCACCAGGGTGTTGTCGACCAGGGACCGCTTGGCCGTGTCGATCCAGTGGACCATATTGGTCGTTTCCGACGTATTGACCGCCCAGTTGCCGTCCGGGCTGACCGCCATGCCTTCCGGTTCCACGCCGACTTCGATCTGGTAGGCCACCTTCCGCTGCGGAATGTCCACGACCGTCACGACATTGTCGTCCTCGTTGGAGACGAAAAGATGGTTGCCGTCGGGGTGGAGCGCGAACTGTTCCGGATCCTCGCCGGAGGGAAGGTCGTGCAGGATCTTGCCCGTCGCGACGTCGAGAACCTGGACGGTATCGTCGTCGCTGGCGCAGATGTAAAGAAGGCTGCCGTCGGCGTTCAGCGTGATCCCGCGCGGGCGCTTGCCGACCTTGATGGTCTTCGTCACCTGAAGGGTGCCGGCATCGATCACGCTCAGCGTATTGTCCTTCTCGTTCGAAACGAAAACCGTCTGCCCAAGCGCCGGCCCGGCCAGAACCGCCGTCACGACTGCCGCCGCCGACGCAACCTTCGCGATCTTCATAATGCCTCTTCCCCTAGAGCTGACGAACGCAGCCAAGGTATCGGCATCGGCGGTGTGCGGCGCATTAGACTTTGGAACCATGCCGGACTGATCCAGTACTTTGGGCAAAAAGCCTTGTCCACTCAATACTTGGGTAATCTCAGCAGCGGCCGGCTCCTACCATAGTCCAATTAGTCTTCAGGCCCGTCCTGGATATGATCCGCCGCAACGAAGCGATCACCGCTGTTTGCGAAAGGACCTGATAATGAACGCTCGGTTTGTCCGGCTCTCCGCCGCCGCCCTTCTGCTGGGCGGCCTCGTTGCCGCCTCGACCGGCGCCTTCGCCCATGGCGACGTCACTCCCCAGGCGGTCGACACCACCGGTCTGGAGCCGCTGGGCGCGGAATGGCGGGAGAGCAATCCCTACCGCGGCAACGAGCGGGCCATCGAGATCGGCAAATCGGCGTTCAACCAGAACTGCGCCCGCTGCCACGGCCTCGGCGCCGTCTCGGGCGGCATCGCGCCGGACCTGCGCTTCCTGGAGCCGGGCGACAGCGGCGACGAGTGGTTCAAGGAGCGGGTGGTCAACGGCGCGATCCGCAACGGCGTGACCTATATGCCCAAGTTCGACGAAGCCCTGGGACAGGAAGCCCTCTGGACGATTCGCGCCTGGCTCGAAACCGTCGCCGAGCAGTGAGCGTGTCCATGTCGGGGATGATCGCTTCCTGGTGCCGCGCCCTGGCCGCCGCCGTCGTCCTCACGGCTGCGGCATCCGCTCCGGCCCTGGCCGTGCCGCTGGACGACGTGGTGGCGCGCGGGATGGTGCGGATCGCCGTCTACCGGGATTTTCCGCCTTTCTCCTACCGTGAGGATGGCGTCCTGAAAGGCGCCGACGTCGATCTGGGCAAGGCGATCGGCGAGAAGCTCGGGCTGCGGGTCGACTTCATGGAGCTGACGGCCGACGAGACCATGGACGACGACCTGCGCAACGCCGTCTGGAAGGGTCCGATCCTGGGCGGCGGCGTGGCCGACATCATGATGCATGTGCCGGTCAACCGGTCGTTCGCGCAGCGAAACGATCTGGTCGTCATCTTCGGGCCATACCAGCGGGAAACCTACGCCGTCGCCCGCGATCCCGGGCGCATTTCGGAAACCGCCGGGTTCCCGGTGTTCCAGACCGAGAAGATCGGGGTCGAACTGGATACCGTTCCCGATTTCTACCTGAGCGGCGCCTTCGGCGGCCGGCTCGCGGCGAATGTCGTTCACTACACCACCGTCGGGCAGGCGGTCGCCGGCCTGCGCACCGGTGCCGTGGCGGCGGTCTTCGCCCCGTTGAGCGAGCTGGAGGGAGCGCTGGGTCCCGACCGGGCCAAGTTCCCGATCGGATCGATGCCGGCCCCGAACCTCTCCCCTGCGGAGTGGCCGATCGGCTTGGCGGTGAAGCACGACGCCCGCGACCTCGGCTACCGGGTCGGGGACATCGT contains:
- a CDS encoding ABC transporter ATP-binding protein → MTAPALEIEGLSYGYGRGFALDDVSFRVNEGEFTALLGPNGAGKTTLFSLITRLFEAPRGSIRVCGIALRDQPTRALARMGVVFQQPTLDLDLTVRQNLHYFAALHGIGRRDAANRIDEALERLDMAERDGEKVRQLNGGHRRRVELARALLHRPDLLVLDEPTVGLDVPARRGIVEHVHALCRTQGMAVLWATHLIDEVHADDRVVVIHKGRILADGSVSEVNRTNASANLTQTFHRLINQVAA
- a CDS encoding YVTN family beta-propeller repeat protein codes for the protein MKIAKVASAAAVVTAVLAGPALGQTVFVSNEKDNTLSVIDAGTLQVTKTIKVGKRPRGITLNADGSLLYICASDDDTVQVLDVATGKILHDLPSGEDPEQFALHPDGNHLFVSNEDDNVVTVVDIPQRKVAYQIEVGVEPEGMAVSPDGNWAVNTSETTNMVHWIDTAKRSLVDNTLVDARPRHAEFSRDGSKLWVSAEIGGTVSVIDTATRKVEHTVQFAIKGVAKDNIQPVGVKLTDDGRYAFVALGPANHVAVVNATTFEVEKYLLVGRRVWHLEFTPDQKRLFTSNGVSNDVSVIDVGTMSVLKSIPVGRYPWGLAIKG
- the pedF gene encoding cytochrome c-550 PedF gives rise to the protein MNARFVRLSAAALLLGGLVAASTGAFAHGDVTPQAVDTTGLEPLGAEWRESNPYRGNERAIEIGKSAFNQNCARCHGLGAVSGGIAPDLRFLEPGDSGDEWFKERVVNGAIRNGVTYMPKFDEALGQEALWTIRAWLETVAEQ
- a CDS encoding substrate-binding periplasmic protein — encoded protein: MSGMIASWCRALAAAVVLTAAASAPALAVPLDDVVARGMVRIAVYRDFPPFSYREDGVLKGADVDLGKAIGEKLGLRVDFMELTADETMDDDLRNAVWKGPILGGGVADIMMHVPVNRSFAQRNDLVVIFGPYQRETYAVARDPGRISETAGFPVFQTEKIGVELDTVPDFYLSGAFGGRLAANVVHYTTVGQAVAGLRTGAVAAVFAPLSELEGALGPDRAKFPIGSMPAPNLSPAEWPIGLAVKHDARDLGYRVGDIVTELLESGKVTEIYRSHGLTHNRPAP